The region ATCTATTGCAGCGTTGGGTGGGCGCGGTGATTACCTGGCCTATAGCGCTTCCAAAGGCGCAGTGGCGGCTTTGTCGCGTTCGGTGGCGGTGCATTGTCGCCAGCGCAAGTACCGTATTCGTTGCAATACCTTGCACCCGGACAGTGTACTCACCGCTATGACGCGCGGTAGTTGGCCGGCAGGTTTGGCCCCTGAGCGGATGACTATCGACAGCGATCCGATGCAGCGCATGTGTCTACCAGAGGATGTCGCTGCCAGTGTGTTGTTCTTGGCCAGTGATGAGTCGCGGGCGATCAATGGGGTTGAGTTGCGGGTCGACAGCGGGCAGTTGCTGATGAGTATTTAGGGCCGTGCCTGGTCTCTGTTGTGGCTTGGCGACGCCTTGCTTTGGCAGTCGCCCCATAAGCGAAGGGTTTGGCCCTCCAGGACCCTTCGCTGCGCTGTGGGGCTCCTGTGGGGCCTTGTGCTTGAAGAGACGGGTAGCGATCAAGCGCAGATCAAGGTTTTTCCTCGATGGCGGCAGGCTCGCTCAGCGGTTGGGCAACCCAGCTCATGAACAGTTCATACCCCACTGCCAGTAATACCGGACCTATGAATAGGCCGATGATGCCGTTGGTGAGCATACCGCCTAAGGCGCCGATGAGGACCACTGGCATGGGAACCGCTACGCCTCGGCCCAACAGCAGGGGTTTGAGGACGTTGTCGGAGAGGCCGGCGAGGATGGTCCAGATGGCGAAAAGGACGGTGCTGACACCGACGCCGTCGTGGGCGAATACGTAGATGACCACCGGCAGGGTGATCAGCAGGGTTGGCAATTGGGTAATGCCCAGCAGCAGTACCAGCAAGGCCAGTACGCCGGCTGCCGGTACGCCCATCACGACCAGGCCGATGCCCACCAGCAGCATCTGGATAAAGGCAATGCCGACCACACCTTGGGCGACGGCGCGGATGGTGGCGGTGCACAGGGCTGCCAGTTGCGGGCCACGCTGCGGGCCGGAGATACGCGTGGCGATGGCAACACCGGTGCGGTGACCGGTTTCGCCCTTGGCCATTATTATGCCGCCAACGATCAGGGCCAGTACGAACACCAGGATGCCCGAGCCGACACCCGCCAGTTGAGTCAGCACCGTCTTGCTCACGCCTTTGAGGTGCGGGGCCACCTGCGACAACGCCCAGCTCAGGTCGCCGCTGGCATGCTCCCAGATGCGGTATAGCGGCGCACCGATCAGTGGCCAGTCGCGGACATTCAAGGGCGGTGGCGGAATTTCGATGACTTGGTCTTCGAAGCCCTGAATGCCCAGCCTGACCGATTCGGCCACTGAGGTGCCGAGTAGGCTCAACGGGCCGATCAGGCACGCCAGGCCGATGATCACCAGAATAATCGCCGACCAGCCGGGGCGGTTGCCGAGGATGCTGGCCAGCCGCTGGTTCAAGGGGTAGAGGGTGATCGCGAGGATTACCGCCCAGAGCATCAGGCTCAGGAATGGCTTGAAGATCTCGAAGCAGAACATCACCAGTACCGCGATCAATCCTGCTCTGATCAGAACGTCCAGCAGTTCTCTGCCGTTTCCAAACTGTATCGGGCGTTGCTCAGTCATGGCAGCTTCCTTGGGTAGGCAATGTTAGCGTACGGACGGGCAGCGGTTGGCGCCGGTGCTGGCAGCCTGGCTTACCAGTTCGGTGAAGCGTTTGATGTTCTGTTGATGGGCAACTACCAGCTCTTCGATGCTGGCGCCGGCCGGGGTCTGGATGACGCTGCGACAGTTGAGCGCGCTGGCTTCCGTTCCACCTGCCGTGCGCAGCCGCCAGCGCGCGTCGAATAGCGCGTACTGGCCCGGTACCGAATCAAAACGCTGCACATCCACGCGCAAGCCCAGGCGTGGCTGACTGCTGCCGGTGAACTGGTTGGTCAGGGCGTTTTGCAACTCGTCGGCAAGGCTTGCGCCCCACCATTCGGTCTCAAGGATTGCCAGGCTGCTGTTGCTTTGGCGCACCACCACTTGTGGTCGGTCGACCTGCGGCGGCACGCTGATGCGCTCTAACTGGATGTCGGCGTTGCTGGCCGATGCTGGTTGTTGCGGGGTCAGGGTGTGGTAGTGAATGGGGTCGCTGCGACAGGCAGACAGCAGCACAATCAGACCCAGCACTGCGAATTTTGTGGCGTTCGCCATGATCGGTGCTCCTGCGTCAGTTGCTGGATGAGGGTTTCAGGTGGTCAGCCGGGGCATCCTTGGGTCTGCCGCGCAGCAAGGACTCGGGGTTGCGCCCCAGGTAATCAGCCAGCTCGCGCATCGAGCGCGACATACGGCCCAGTTCATCGAGGGTCTGGGTCAGTTGTTCGCGCTGCGGCGAGTCGTCGGCCAAGGTCGAGTTGGCCGACTGCAGGGTTTTGCTGACCTCCTGCAAGGTGCCCTGGACCCCTGGCAAGGTGCGCGAGTTGAACTGTGCAAGGCCCTTGCGCAGTTCCACCAGGTTGGCATCGAGGTTGTTGGCGATACGCTCGATGGGCAGGCGGTTGATGCGTTCGACCATGGCCTGGAACTGCTCCTGAAGCTGCTCAAGACTGCCCGGCACCGTAGGGATG is a window of Pseudomonas sp. DG56-2 DNA encoding:
- a CDS encoding AI-2E family transporter is translated as MTEQRPIQFGNGRELLDVLIRAGLIAVLVMFCFEIFKPFLSLMLWAVILAITLYPLNQRLASILGNRPGWSAIILVIIGLACLIGPLSLLGTSVAESVRLGIQGFEDQVIEIPPPPLNVRDWPLIGAPLYRIWEHASGDLSWALSQVAPHLKGVSKTVLTQLAGVGSGILVFVLALIVGGIIMAKGETGHRTGVAIATRISGPQRGPQLAALCTATIRAVAQGVVGIAFIQMLLVGIGLVVMGVPAAGVLALLVLLLGITQLPTLLITLPVVIYVFAHDGVGVSTVLFAIWTILAGLSDNVLKPLLLGRGVAVPMPVVLIGALGGMLTNGIIGLFIGPVLLAVGYELFMSWVAQPLSEPAAIEEKP
- a CDS encoding membrane integrity-associated transporter subunit PqiC — translated: MANATKFAVLGLIVLLSACRSDPIHYHTLTPQQPASASNADIQLERISVPPQVDRPQVVVRQSNSSLAILETEWWGASLADELQNALTNQFTGSSQPRLGLRVDVQRFDSVPGQYALFDARWRLRTAGGTEASALNCRSVIQTPAGASIEELVVAHQQNIKRFTELVSQAASTGANRCPSVR